Proteins found in one Pontibacter sp. SGAir0037 genomic segment:
- the lepA gene encoding translation elongation factor 4 produces MKNIRNFCIIAHIDHGKSTLADRLLEFTQTVAEREMQNQLLDNMDLERERGITIKSHAIQMNYHYKGEDYVLNLIDTPGHVDFSYEVSRSIAACEGALLIVDSSQGIEAQTISNLYLAIGNDLEIIPVLNKIDLPHAMPEEVSDQIIDLIGCDKEDIIHASGKAGIGIEDILNAICDRIPAPKGDPEAPLQALIFDSVFNSYRGIEVYFRIFNGSLRKGEKVKFINTGKTYEADEIGVLKLNQEARDEMKAGNVGYLISGIKNAKEVKVGDTITHVERPAQGIQGFEDVKPMVFAGIYPVETSEYEELRASMEKLQLNDASLVWEPETSAALGFGFRCGFLGMLHMEIVQERLEREFDMTVITTVPSVQFHAYTTKSDLIKVNAPSEMPEPNYIDHIEEPFIKAQIISKAEYVGPIITLCMDKRGILKNQTYLTSDRVELSFEMPLAEIVFDFFDKLKTISRGYASLDYELIGFRQSNMVKLDVMLNGEKVDALSAIVHRDKAYDWGKRLCEKLRELLPRQMFEIAIQAAIGQKIIARETVKAMRKNVLAKCYGGDISRKRKLLEKQKKGKKRMRQVGNVEIPQEAFLAVLKLD; encoded by the coding sequence ATGAAGAACATTCGTAATTTTTGCATCATTGCCCACATCGACCACGGAAAGAGTACGCTGGCCGACCGCCTGCTGGAGTTTACCCAAACGGTGGCAGAGAGGGAAATGCAAAACCAACTACTGGATAACATGGACCTGGAGCGGGAGCGTGGTATTACCATTAAGAGCCACGCCATCCAGATGAACTACCACTACAAAGGCGAAGACTATGTTCTGAACCTGATCGACACCCCCGGGCACGTGGACTTTTCTTACGAGGTTTCGCGTTCTATCGCAGCCTGTGAGGGTGCTTTGCTGATTGTGGATTCCTCCCAAGGTATAGAGGCACAGACTATTTCTAACTTGTACCTGGCTATAGGTAACGATTTAGAAATTATACCGGTGCTTAATAAAATAGACCTTCCGCATGCCATGCCTGAAGAAGTGTCGGACCAGATCATTGATCTGATTGGCTGTGATAAAGAAGATATCATACATGCTTCCGGCAAGGCAGGAATAGGCATTGAAGACATTCTGAATGCGATCTGTGATCGTATCCCAGCTCCGAAAGGTGATCCTGAAGCACCTCTGCAGGCGCTGATCTTTGACTCTGTTTTTAACTCTTACAGAGGTATAGAAGTTTACTTCCGTATCTTTAACGGAAGCCTGAGAAAAGGAGAGAAGGTAAAATTCATTAATACGGGCAAGACCTACGAAGCCGATGAAATCGGTGTTCTGAAGCTGAACCAGGAAGCCAGGGATGAGATGAAAGCCGGAAACGTGGGGTATCTTATCTCTGGTATTAAGAATGCAAAAGAAGTAAAAGTAGGAGATACCATTACGCATGTGGAGCGTCCGGCACAGGGCATCCAGGGCTTCGAAGATGTGAAGCCTATGGTATTTGCCGGAATTTATCCGGTAGAGACCAGCGAGTATGAGGAGTTGCGGGCTTCTATGGAGAAGCTGCAGCTAAACGACGCTTCGCTGGTGTGGGAGCCTGAAACCTCTGCTGCGTTAGGTTTTGGCTTCCGGTGCGGTTTCCTGGGCATGCTGCACATGGAAATTGTACAGGAGCGCCTCGAGCGTGAGTTCGACATGACGGTAATTACAACCGTGCCGTCTGTGCAGTTTCATGCTTACACTACCAAAAGCGATCTGATCAAGGTAAATGCACCTTCCGAGATGCCTGAACCTAATTACATCGATCATATTGAAGAGCCGTTCATTAAAGCCCAGATCATATCGAAGGCAGAATACGTTGGTCCTATCATCACGTTGTGTATGGACAAACGAGGTATTCTGAAAAACCAGACTTACCTGACCAGCGACCGCGTGGAGTTGTCGTTTGAGATGCCGCTGGCAGAAATTGTGTTCGACTTCTTTGATAAGCTGAAAACCATCTCCCGGGGTTACGCCTCCCTTGACTATGAACTGATTGGTTTCCGCCAGTCGAACATGGTGAAGCTGGATGTGATGCTGAATGGGGAGAAGGTGGATGCCTTGTCAGCCATTGTACACCGCGATAAAGCCTATGACTGGGGCAAGCGCTTATGTGAGAAACTTAGAGAATTGCTACCTCGCCAGATGTTCGAAATAGCCATTCAGGCTGCTATCGGGCAAAAGATCATTGCCAGGGAAACAGTTAAGGCTATGCGTAAAAACGTACTTGCCAAATGCTATGGCGGTGATATCTCCCGTAAACGAAAGCTCCTTGAAAAGCAGAAGAAAGGGAAGAAGCGTATGCGCCAGGTAGGTAACGTGGAGATTCCACAAGAAGCCTTCCTCGCCGTGCTCAAACTCGACTAG
- a CDS encoding LuxR C-terminal-related transcriptional regulator, with product MPTGTTEQDLLNEIEILKEELNLLRQENEFLKKVIDEVPANIYISDLQEGVIWCNKTNEETLGFSMDEIREIGGMEYMQKILHPDDLNVPDDSINHYKNFNGPEYGGIFRAKHKLEREYKWYMGWAKAFKKKANGEIVEIVCVDVDMNRQMNTESQLISALKENLKRKNKLLLNSLRKREVEILHLICRGNSTKKISELLHLSSHTVSTHRKNIQKKLGTANVADLVAFASEAGLG from the coding sequence ATGCCTACAGGTACAACTGAACAAGATCTTTTAAATGAAATTGAAATCCTGAAGGAAGAACTGAACTTACTTCGGCAAGAAAATGAGTTTCTGAAAAAGGTTATAGACGAAGTTCCTGCTAATATTTACATCTCTGATCTGCAGGAAGGTGTGATTTGGTGCAACAAAACCAACGAAGAAACATTGGGCTTCAGCATGGATGAAATCCGGGAAATAGGTGGTATGGAATACATGCAGAAAATTCTTCACCCGGATGATTTAAACGTGCCTGATGACAGCATCAACCACTATAAAAACTTTAACGGACCAGAGTATGGCGGAATTTTCCGGGCAAAGCATAAACTGGAGCGGGAGTATAAATGGTATATGGGTTGGGCCAAGGCATTTAAAAAGAAGGCAAACGGCGAAATAGTTGAAATTGTCTGTGTAGATGTTGATATGAACCGCCAAATGAACACAGAATCCCAACTGATCAGCGCCCTGAAAGAAAACCTGAAACGAAAAAATAAACTTCTCCTCAACAGCCTCCGGAAAAGAGAAGTGGAAATTCTGCATTTGATCTGCCGGGGAAACAGCACTAAAAAGATCTCAGAGCTATTGCACCTGAGCAGCCATACCGTTTCTACCCACCGCAAAAACATTCAGAAGAAATTAGGGACAGCGAATGTAGCCGATCTGGTTGCGTTTGCAAGTGAAGCTGGCTTGGGTTAG
- a CDS encoding FKBP-type peptidyl-prolyl cis-trans isomerase, with translation MDLKSTKDKISYIIGRDMAANLAKQGIEIDAEPFIAGLKEVLAGQPSSLSQAEVQQAMMALQQEMAQKQSASGSQNQQEGEAFLAENKGKEGVKTLPSGLQYQVLQEGNGKSPSASDKVTTHYHGTLIDGTVFDSSYERGQPATFPVNGVIAGWTEALQLMKEGAKWRLFIPSKLAYGSQGAGDVIGPNTTLIFDVELISVH, from the coding sequence ATGGATTTGAAAAGCACAAAAGACAAAATCAGCTACATTATTGGCCGCGATATGGCTGCTAACCTTGCAAAACAAGGTATAGAGATAGACGCAGAACCATTTATAGCTGGTCTGAAAGAAGTTTTAGCTGGCCAGCCTTCGTCTCTTTCACAGGCAGAAGTACAGCAGGCTATGATGGCCTTACAACAGGAGATGGCTCAAAAGCAAAGTGCCAGCGGTTCTCAGAATCAACAGGAAGGCGAAGCATTTTTAGCTGAAAATAAAGGAAAAGAAGGTGTAAAAACATTGCCAAGTGGTTTACAATACCAGGTGCTGCAGGAAGGAAATGGCAAATCTCCTTCTGCTTCGGACAAAGTTACTACTCATTATCATGGTACTCTTATAGATGGCACTGTGTTCGACTCCAGCTACGAAAGAGGACAACCGGCCACTTTCCCGGTGAATGGCGTAATTGCCGGCTGGACAGAAGCCTTACAACTTATGAAAGAAGGAGCAAAATGGCGTCTGTTCATTCCTTCTAAACTGGCCTACGGCTCACAAGGTGCGGGTGATGTAATTGGCCCTAACACAACACTTATTTTTGATGTAGAACTTATTTCTGTACATTAA
- a CDS encoding DUF2147 domain-containing protein, producing the protein MKKQLLTLVVLMLCTTFAWVQKASPIGVWTNEEGKANFEIYQCGDKLCGKIVSLKEPNRNGKPKTDINNPDAKLRSQPLQGLVFLKGFEFKGDNKWDNGTIYDPESGKTYSCYMKMKNNKQMEVKGYIGISLIGRSQNWTRIN; encoded by the coding sequence ATGAAAAAACAATTGTTAACTCTTGTAGTACTAATGCTGTGCACTACATTTGCCTGGGTACAGAAAGCGTCTCCGATCGGTGTCTGGACGAATGAAGAAGGAAAAGCTAATTTTGAAATCTATCAGTGCGGGGATAAGCTTTGTGGTAAAATCGTCTCGCTTAAGGAGCCAAACAGAAATGGAAAACCTAAAACTGATATCAATAACCCGGACGCAAAGCTAAGGTCTCAACCTTTGCAGGGCTTGGTTTTTTTGAAAGGCTTTGAATTTAAGGGCGACAACAAATGGGACAATGGTACTATTTATGACCCGGAAAGCGGCAAGACGTACTCATGCTACATGAAAATGAAAAACAATAAACAAATGGAGGTGAAAGGCTACATAGGCATATCGCTTATAGGCCGTTCTCAAAACTGGACCAGGATAAACTAG
- a CDS encoding C40 family peptidase yields MKKLIALVLSPLPLLYFSLESELDKPLHLHPDKPASKVETNMVASAGELNTDFSGFRSPDSDKDAKSRRKQLVHFATQLIGSPYIYAGTTPNGFDCSGFTTYVYENFGIDVGRSSAMQSGDGIEIDRSEARRGDLLIFTGTNLQVREPGHVGIVISSPGEDTIKFVHSSSNGGVKISSVEGTRYNDRLLQVRRVF; encoded by the coding sequence ATGAAAAAATTAATTGCCCTGGTTCTTTCGCCGCTACCCCTTCTGTATTTTTCACTTGAAAGTGAACTTGACAAACCGCTACATCTTCACCCGGATAAACCGGCGTCTAAAGTAGAAACAAATATGGTTGCCTCTGCCGGAGAGCTAAATACCGATTTTTCAGGATTTAGAAGCCCTGACTCTGACAAAGACGCCAAAAGCAGAAGAAAGCAACTGGTTCATTTTGCTACACAACTAATCGGGAGCCCTTACATTTATGCAGGTACCACTCCAAACGGATTCGACTGCTCCGGCTTTACCACCTATGTGTACGAAAACTTTGGTATAGACGTAGGCAGATCATCGGCCATGCAATCCGGCGACGGTATCGAGATTGATCGCTCAGAAGCCCGACGCGGTGATCTATTGATTTTTACAGGTACAAACCTACAGGTAAGAGAGCCTGGACATGTTGGCATTGTAATTTCCTCACCAGGAGAAGACACAATTAAATTCGTTCATTCTTCCTCTAACGGAGGAGTTAAAATCAGCTCTGTAGAAGGCACCCGTTATAATGACAGGTTGCTACAGGTAAGAAGGGTTTTCTGA
- a CDS encoding Glu/Leu/Phe/Val dehydrogenase: MGNDHNEGKKFLDSVLQFFDHAASYSRLNPGIIAQIRACNSVYKISFPIEVDGKVEVIEGIRVQHSHHKLPSKGGIRFSMQVDEDEVKALATLMTFKCAVVDVPFGGAKGGVKINPRTSTVKTLEKVTRRYAAELIKKNLIGPGMDVPAPDYGTGSREMAWIADTYQALKYGETNALGCVTGKPIGQGGIRGRAEATGLGVYFGIRELLEDTALLKGKGLEGTSMEGKRIIVQGLGNVGYHAALFCQQDGALITGIAEREGGIFDPNGIDVKDAFRHRSETGSILNYKNAKNFENSVELLEEECDILLPAALENQIHIGNAANIKAKIIAEGANGPITREAEQVLLQRGIIIIPDLYLNAGGVTVSYFEWLKNLSNVRFGRMGKRAEEANFRRLVNAIETSSGKSLSDHERSLLIHGSDEIDLVRSGLEDTMINAYHEIRNVMDQKGIPDMRTAAFLLAIEKIGVSYEALGIFP, encoded by the coding sequence ATGGGAAACGACCATAATGAAGGTAAAAAATTTCTAGACAGTGTACTTCAGTTTTTTGACCACGCCGCCAGCTACTCCCGTTTAAATCCAGGAATTATCGCTCAGATCAGAGCCTGCAACAGTGTTTACAAAATCTCCTTCCCTATCGAGGTAGATGGAAAAGTAGAAGTTATAGAAGGGATAAGGGTACAGCATAGCCACCACAAACTCCCATCGAAAGGAGGTATACGCTTCAGTATGCAGGTAGATGAAGACGAGGTAAAAGCCTTGGCCACTCTCATGACCTTTAAATGTGCTGTTGTTGACGTTCCGTTTGGAGGCGCCAAAGGTGGTGTTAAAATAAACCCGAGAACCAGCACTGTTAAAACCTTAGAAAAGGTAACCAGACGCTACGCCGCAGAACTTATTAAAAAGAACCTCATTGGTCCGGGTATGGATGTTCCGGCACCTGACTATGGTACAGGTAGCCGCGAAATGGCCTGGATTGCCGATACCTATCAGGCGCTGAAATATGGTGAGACAAACGCTTTGGGCTGTGTAACCGGTAAACCAATTGGCCAGGGAGGTATACGGGGACGCGCTGAAGCCACAGGCCTGGGTGTTTATTTCGGCATCAGAGAGCTTCTGGAAGATACAGCCCTCCTGAAAGGAAAAGGCTTGGAAGGAACAAGCATGGAAGGCAAGCGCATTATTGTACAAGGTTTAGGAAACGTAGGATACCATGCCGCTTTGTTTTGCCAGCAGGATGGTGCTTTGATTACCGGTATAGCCGAACGCGAAGGAGGTATTTTTGATCCGAACGGTATAGATGTAAAAGATGCCTTCAGGCACAGAAGCGAGACCGGCTCTATCCTGAATTACAAGAATGCTAAGAACTTTGAGAACTCTGTTGAGCTGCTAGAAGAAGAATGCGATATCCTGCTTCCTGCGGCCTTAGAAAATCAGATACATATTGGAAACGCTGCCAATATCAAAGCCAAAATTATAGCGGAGGGTGCTAACGGACCTATTACACGTGAAGCAGAACAGGTGCTGCTTCAGAGAGGCATTATTATTATTCCTGACCTATACCTGAATGCCGGCGGTGTAACCGTTTCCTATTTCGAGTGGCTTAAGAACTTGTCGAACGTAAGGTTTGGCAGAATGGGTAAACGTGCAGAGGAGGCTAATTTCAGGCGTTTAGTAAATGCTATAGAGACTTCTTCCGGCAAAAGCTTGTCTGATCACGAAAGATCGCTGCTTATCCATGGTTCAGATGAAATTGATTTAGTGCGCTCTGGTTTAGAAGACACCATGATCAATGCCTACCATGAAATCAGAAATGTGATGGATCAGAAAGGCATACCGGATATGCGGACAGCCGCTTTCTTACTGGCTATTGAGAAAATCGGGGTAAGCTACGAAGCGCTTGGCATTTTCCCTTGA
- a CDS encoding methylmalonyl-CoA mutase family protein — MSFTKVEPYKPVHHIRVVTAASLFDGHDASINIMRRIIQASGAEVIHLGHNRSVLEIVDCAIQEDAQAIALTSYQGGHLEYFKYMYDLLKERGSSHIRIFGGGGGVILPSEVEELHAYGIARIYTPDDGRSMGLQGMINDMLEKCDFPTGKNLNGEAKHLKEKDPKAIARLISAAENFPEEARAILEEVKEQAGLVKTPVLGITGTGGAGKSSLVDELVRRFLLDFQEKKIAIISVDPSKRKTGGALLGDRIRMNAISNERVYMRSLATRQSNLALSKYVQDAVDIVKAASFDLIILETSGIGQSDTEIIEHSDMSLYVMTPEYGAATQLEKIDMLDFADIIALNKFDKRGALDALRDVKKQYKRNHQLWDVKDEDIPVFGTIASQFNDPGMNQLYKAVMAKITEKTGIAFRTSLETSNEMSEKVFIIPPSRTRYLSEIAETIRSYDKWSRDQAEVAQQLYGIRKSIEAVQGLEIEDKDRLLKQLEQAYTEIELNLDGQNKKILENWKEKVQAYKNEFYVFKVRDKEIRIKTHTESLSHLQIPKVVTPRYEAWGDLLKWNLQENVPGEFPYTAGVFPFKREGEDPTRMFAGEGGPERTNRRFHYVSLGMPAKRLSTAFDSVTLYGEDPDFRPDIYGKIGNSGVSICCLDDAKKLYSGFNLADPKTSVSMTINGPAAILTGFFMNAAIDQQCELYIKEHGLESEVEAKIEAIYQEKGIARPQYQGKLPEGNNGLGLMLLGVTGDQVLPTDVYQEIKARTLASVRGTVQADILKEDQAQNTCIFSTEFSLRLMGDVQQYFIEKNVRNFYSVSISGYHIAEAGANPISQLAFTLANGFTFVEYYVSRRMDINKFAPNLSFFFSNGIDPEYAVIGRVARRIWAKAMRQKYGADARSQMLKYHIQTSGRSLHAQEIDFNDIRTTLQALYAIYDNCNSLHTNAYDEAITTPTEASVRRAMAIQLIINRELGLAKNENPLQGSFIIEELTDLVEEAVLAEFDRITERGGVLGAMETMYQRGKIQEESLYYETLKHTGEYPIIGVNTFLSSQGSPTVIPTEVIRATEEEKQYQITMLQALQQRNTGTSSQMLYQLQQVAINNGNIFEEMMETVKYCSLGQITNALFEVGGQYRRNM, encoded by the coding sequence ATGTCATTTACTAAAGTTGAACCATATAAACCTGTGCACCACATCCGTGTGGTTACGGCAGCCTCTCTTTTCGATGGTCATGATGCTTCCATCAACATCATGCGTCGCATCATACAGGCCTCAGGAGCCGAAGTAATTCACCTGGGCCACAACCGTTCGGTTCTGGAAATAGTGGATTGTGCCATACAGGAAGATGCCCAGGCTATTGCCCTTACTTCCTACCAGGGCGGACACCTGGAATATTTTAAATATATGTATGATCTGCTGAAAGAGAGAGGTAGCAGCCATATCCGCATCTTTGGCGGTGGTGGAGGCGTTATTTTACCCTCTGAGGTAGAAGAACTGCATGCTTATGGAATTGCCCGCATTTACACGCCCGACGATGGACGCTCTATGGGACTTCAGGGCATGATTAACGATATGCTTGAAAAATGCGACTTCCCGACCGGAAAAAATCTGAACGGCGAAGCAAAGCATTTAAAAGAAAAAGACCCGAAAGCGATTGCCAGACTTATTTCAGCCGCTGAAAACTTTCCAGAAGAAGCACGAGCCATTCTGGAGGAAGTAAAAGAGCAGGCTGGCCTGGTAAAAACTCCGGTTCTTGGAATTACGGGTACAGGTGGTGCCGGCAAATCTTCGCTTGTAGATGAACTGGTTCGTCGCTTCCTGCTGGACTTCCAGGAGAAGAAAATAGCCATTATTTCTGTGGACCCTTCCAAGCGTAAAACAGGTGGTGCTTTATTAGGTGACCGCATCCGGATGAATGCTATTTCTAACGAAAGAGTATACATGCGCTCACTGGCCACACGCCAGAGTAACCTGGCACTTAGCAAGTATGTGCAGGACGCTGTAGACATTGTAAAGGCTGCCAGCTTTGATCTGATTATACTGGAAACATCTGGTATAGGCCAGTCTGATACAGAGATTATTGAGCATTCTGATATGAGCCTGTATGTGATGACACCGGAGTATGGTGCCGCCACACAACTTGAAAAAATAGACATGCTTGATTTTGCCGATATTATTGCGTTGAATAAATTCGACAAGCGCGGTGCCCTGGACGCTCTACGCGATGTGAAAAAGCAATACAAGCGAAATCACCAGCTTTGGGATGTGAAAGACGAGGATATTCCGGTGTTTGGCACCATTGCTTCCCAGTTCAATGATCCGGGCATGAACCAGCTTTATAAAGCTGTGATGGCTAAAATAACGGAGAAAACGGGCATCGCATTTAGAACCAGCCTGGAGACATCCAATGAGATGTCGGAGAAGGTGTTCATCATCCCTCCCAGCCGAACCCGCTACCTTTCGGAAATTGCTGAGACCATCCGCAGTTACGATAAATGGAGCCGCGATCAGGCTGAGGTGGCCCAGCAGCTGTATGGAATCCGAAAGTCTATAGAAGCGGTTCAGGGACTGGAGATAGAAGACAAAGACAGGCTTTTAAAGCAACTGGAGCAAGCCTATACAGAGATAGAACTTAATCTGGACGGTCAGAACAAAAAGATACTGGAGAACTGGAAAGAGAAAGTACAAGCTTATAAAAATGAGTTCTATGTATTTAAGGTTCGAGACAAGGAAATAAGGATAAAAACACATACCGAATCGCTCTCACACCTTCAGATACCGAAAGTCGTAACTCCCCGCTACGAAGCATGGGGAGATTTGCTGAAGTGGAACCTGCAGGAGAACGTGCCTGGGGAGTTTCCTTATACAGCAGGTGTATTTCCATTCAAACGCGAAGGAGAAGATCCCACCCGGATGTTCGCAGGCGAAGGCGGACCGGAACGAACCAACAGGCGCTTCCACTATGTTAGCCTTGGAATGCCGGCCAAACGCTTATCCACTGCTTTCGACTCAGTAACGCTTTATGGCGAAGACCCCGACTTCAGGCCAGACATTTATGGCAAAATAGGCAACTCCGGTGTTAGCATCTGCTGCCTTGATGATGCTAAAAAACTTTACTCCGGCTTTAACCTGGCTGATCCCAAAACATCGGTTTCCATGACCATCAATGGTCCTGCTGCTATTCTGACAGGCTTTTTCATGAATGCAGCCATCGATCAGCAATGCGAATTATACATCAAAGAACATGGCCTGGAATCAGAAGTTGAAGCTAAAATAGAAGCTATCTATCAGGAGAAAGGTATTGCCCGGCCACAATACCAGGGCAAGCTACCGGAAGGCAACAATGGCCTCGGACTTATGCTCTTGGGAGTAACAGGCGACCAGGTTCTACCAACCGATGTATACCAGGAAATTAAGGCACGAACGCTGGCCTCTGTAAGAGGTACGGTACAGGCAGATATCCTGAAAGAGGATCAGGCCCAGAACACCTGCATCTTCTCTACCGAATTTTCGCTAAGGCTGATGGGAGATGTTCAGCAGTACTTCATCGAGAAGAATGTACGCAATTTCTACTCTGTCTCTATTTCAGGTTATCATATTGCAGAAGCGGGAGCCAACCCGATTTCACAGTTGGCTTTTACACTGGCAAATGGCTTTACCTTTGTAGAGTATTATGTAAGCCGTCGCATGGACATCAATAAATTTGCACCGAACCTGAGCTTTTTCTTCTCCAATGGCATCGATCCGGAGTACGCTGTGATTGGCCGCGTTGCCCGTAGAATCTGGGCAAAAGCCATGAGACAGAAGTACGGTGCCGATGCCCGATCCCAGATGCTGAAGTACCACATCCAGACATCAGGTCGCTCGCTGCATGCGCAGGAGATAGATTTTAATGATATACGCACGACGCTTCAGGCACTGTATGCGATTTACGACAACTGTAACTCCCTGCACACAAATGCCTACGACGAAGCCATAACAACTCCTACAGAGGCTTCTGTGCGTCGGGCTATGGCTATACAGCTGATCATTAACCGGGAGCTTGGTCTGGCTAAGAACGAGAATCCACTGCAAGGTTCCTTCATCATCGAGGAACTCACCGACTTGGTTGAGGAAGCTGTTCTGGCAGAATTTGATCGCATAACAGAACGTGGAGGAGTATTGGGCGCTATGGAAACCATGTACCAGCGAGGCAAAATTCAGGAAGAAAGCCTTTACTATGAAACCTTGAAGCACACAGGAGAATATCCGATTATTGGTGTGAACACCTTCCTTTCTTCCCAGGGCTCCCCTACTGTTATTCCTACAGAAGTGATCAGGGCAACAGAAGAAGAGAAACAATACCAGATCACGATGCTACAGGCTTTGCAGCAACGCAACACTGGTACATCTTCCCAGATGTTATATCAACTGCAACAGGTAGCTATCAACAATGGTAATATTTTCGAAGAAATGATGGAAACGGTAAAATATTGCTCTCTCGGACAGATTACAAACGCTTTATTCGAAGTAGGCGGACAGTACAGGAGGAATATGTAG
- the folD gene encoding bifunctional methylenetetrahydrofolate dehydrogenase/methenyltetrahydrofolate cyclohydrolase FolD, whose translation MTLLDGKKTSEAIQEEIAAAVTEIKANGGKVPHLAAILVGNDGGSVTYVNNKVLACERVGFASSLFHYEETISEEELLLKIKELNLDPEIDGFIVQLPLPKHIDPEKVLEAVDPKKDVDGFHPINVGRMVAGLPAFLPATPSGILQLLQRYNIETAGKHCVVIGRSNIVGSPMSILMAKSAYPGNCTVTLCHSRTVDLPSYTRQADIIIAAIGKPEFVTADMVKEGAVVIDVGTTRVPDASRKSGFRLKGDVHFEEVAPKCSYITPVPGGVGPLTIAMLLKNTLSAAKGEVYTK comes from the coding sequence ATGACTCTGCTCGACGGTAAGAAAACCTCTGAAGCCATTCAGGAAGAAATAGCTGCTGCTGTTACAGAAATTAAAGCTAACGGTGGTAAAGTACCTCATTTAGCTGCCATACTTGTTGGCAATGACGGTGGTTCTGTAACTTATGTTAATAATAAAGTATTAGCCTGTGAGCGTGTGGGCTTTGCCTCTTCTTTGTTTCATTATGAGGAAACGATCTCAGAAGAAGAACTTTTACTTAAGATTAAAGAGCTGAATTTAGATCCTGAAATCGATGGTTTTATAGTTCAGCTGCCCCTGCCTAAGCACATTGATCCGGAGAAAGTACTGGAAGCTGTTGACCCCAAAAAGGATGTGGATGGTTTTCACCCGATAAACGTTGGGCGCATGGTGGCAGGCTTACCGGCCTTTCTGCCAGCAACACCGTCCGGTATTTTACAGCTGTTACAGCGGTACAACATCGAAACCGCCGGTAAACATTGTGTGGTTATCGGTCGCAGTAATATTGTAGGCTCGCCTATGAGTATTCTGATGGCAAAGAGTGCCTACCCTGGCAACTGTACCGTTACCCTTTGCCACAGCCGTACAGTAGATTTACCTTCTTATACCCGACAAGCCGACATCATTATTGCTGCCATTGGCAAGCCTGAGTTTGTTACCGCTGATATGGTTAAGGAAGGAGCCGTTGTGATTGATGTAGGTACTACTCGTGTTCCGGATGCTAGCCGTAAATCAGGTTTCAGGCTGAAAGGGGATGTTCATTTTGAGGAAGTGGCACCTAAATGTAGCTATATTACACCTGTGCCGGGTGGTGTAGGACCATTAACTATTGCCATGTTGCTGAAGAATACCTTAAGCGCTGCAAAGGGAGAAGTTTACACGAAATAG